A stretch of the Vigna radiata var. radiata cultivar VC1973A chromosome 9, Vradiata_ver6, whole genome shotgun sequence genome encodes the following:
- the LOC106773720 gene encoding serine/threonine-protein kinase OXI1, which produces MGDGESTSDRSLNFEDMTVVSAVGRGAKGVVFLARAGGRRSGECVALKVMSKALIAQKRTRKKDEEEYGRVSFEEEVLRRFNHPLLPRLRGVLETEKVIAFAIDYCHGGTLHSLRKKQTEKMFSDDTIRFYAVELVLALEYLHELGIVYRDLKPENVMIQENGHIMLVDFDLSKKLNPKSPHSLSQNSTPSPNSEKRSRKQQRLTRIYSFCNSGISPWDSDSEPPLSTVDSVRRTESDSVEKSNSFVGTEEYVAPEILSGKGHGFSVDWWSYGILLYEMLYGTTPFKGLNRKETFYRILTKEPELTGEKTALRDLISRLLEKDADRRITLEEIKGHDFFKGVKWDKVLQIARPPYIPTNEVENKVGFSKNDVEVFVNEVFFPTNDDDGVENREHNKKNDDFLIF; this is translated from the exons ATGGGCGACGGCGAAAGCACCTCCGATCGGTCGCTTAATTTCGAGGACATGACAGTGGTCTCCGCCGTGGGGCGCGGCGCCAAAGGCGTGGTGTTCCTGGCTCGTGCCGGTGGCCGGCGGTCGGGAGAGTGCGTGGCGCTTAAAGTGATGTCGAAGGCGCTGATTGCGCAGAAGAGGACGAGAAAGAAGGACGAGGAGGAGTACGGGAGAGTGTCGTTTGAAGAAGAAGTGCTCCGTCGTTTCAATCATCCGCTCTTGCCGAGGCTTAGAGGCGTTCTGGAAACGGAGAAAGTGATTGCGTTCGCCATCGATTACTGCCATGGTGGCACGCTCCACTCTCTCAGGAAGAAACAGACTGAAAAAATGTTCTCCGATGACACCATCAG GTTTTACGCTGTAGAATTGGTGCTTGCATTGGAATATTTACACGAATTGGGAATAGTGTACAGAGATTTGAAGCCAGAAAATGTGATGATTCAAGAAAACGGCCACATAATGCTCGTCGATTTTGATCTCTCCAAAAAGCTAAATCCTAAATCCCCTCACTCACTGAGTCAAAACTCGACCCCGAGTCCTAACTCGGAGAAACGTTCAAGGAAACAACAACGATTAACTCGTATATACAGTTTTTGCAACTCCGGCATATCGCCGTGGGACTCGGACTCGGAGCCCCCACTAAGTACAGTCGACTCAGTGCGTCGCACCGAGTCCGACTCGGTTGAGAAATCAAACTCGTTCGTTGGAACAGAAGAATACGTGGCACCCGAAATCTTATCAGGGAAAGGTCATGGTTTTAGCGTCGATTGGTGGTCATACGGCATCTTGTTGTACGAGATGCTGTATGGAACGACGCCGTTTAAAGGATTAAATAGGAAGGAAACGTTCTACCGGATCTTAACTAAAGAGCCAGAGTTAACGGGAGAGAAGACGGCGTTACGGGATTTAATTTCAAGATTGTTGGAAAAAGATGCTGACCGTCGGATCACATTGGAGGAGATCAAAGGCCACGATTTCTTCAAAGGGGTTAAGTGGGACAAAGTGTTGCAGATTGCAAGACCACCTTATATTCCCACAAATGAGGTTGAGAACAAAGTGGGGTTTAGCAAAAACGACGTGGAAGTGTTTGTGAACGAAGTGTTTTTTCCAACGAATGATGATGATGGCGTAGAGAATCGTGAGCATAACAAGAAGAATGacgattttttaattttttga
- the LOC106773041 gene encoding TMV resistance protein N-like: MKLEEHMRAIGHTKITIIVFSKSYTESACSLLELEKIIECYETFGQIVVPVFYEIDPLDVRHQKDDFGKTLEDTAHRSYAGKQLQHARSRWSSALNRVAGMTGWDVRYFRHDAQLVEVIVRRVKELLDYKDMFITQYPVALLESRVEDVIKYIENQPSKVCIIGIWGFRGSGYVALQENLLSDVLKSKLMVGGVGIGRIYIQNEFCRRKLLIVLDDVNEFGQLENLCGSREWFGQGTVIIITTRDLHLLKQLENNYVYQNESLEAKPRKKLKELDRDIVNYCEGLPLALQFLGSYLCDKTIEGWRSLLRKLQRIHGDNLLKVLKISFDGLRDTEKDILLDLCCFFKGKEKDYVTDILNGCGLRADIGITVLIQRGLIKVDRNNKLQMHPLLQYMGREIIRQVCPEEPGKRSRLWLQDDVKDVLIQKTGTEAIQGLSLKLHSTSRDCFKTHAFKEMKKLRLLRLDHVQLVGDYGHISKELRWICWKGFPSKYIPKNLYMGNVIAIDLRHSHLQYVWKPPQILEQLQFLNLSHSKYLKETPDFSRLPSLEQLILKDCPSLLKVHPSIADLSNIRVINLKDCKSLRYLPREVYKLKSLKTLILSGCSKVGPIDISQVKSLVNIICLKQNCETNIDEL; the protein is encoded by the exons ATGAAGTTGGAAGAGCACATGAGAGCAATAGGACACACTAAGATTACAATAATCGTTTTCTCCAAATCATACACTGAATCTGCTTGCTCTCTTCTTGAGCTTGAAAAAATCATTGAATGCTACGAAACATTTGGCCAAATAGTTGTGCCCGTATTTTACGAGATTGACCCTTTAGATGTACGTCATCAGAAGGATGATTTTGGGAAAACATTGGAAGACACTGCACACAGAAGCTATGCAGGAAAACAACTGCAACATGCGCGGTCCAGGTGGAGCAGTGCACTCAATAGAGTTGCAGGTATGACTGGTTGGGATGTCAGATATTTCAG GCATGATGCTCAACTTGTGGAGGTAATTGTTAGGCGCGTTAAGGAATTACTGGACTACAAAGACATGTTTATTACCCAATATCCTGTTGCATTATTAGAGTCCCGCGTGGAAGACGTGATTAAATATATTGAGAATCAACCCTCCAAAGTGTGTATCATAGGAATATGGGGATTCAGAGGATCAG GGTATGTTGCTTTGCAAGAAAATCTTCTTTCTGATGTCCTAAAATCAAAGTTGATGGTGGGAGGCGTTGGGATCGGAAGAATTTATATCCAGAATGAATTTTGTAGAAGGAAGTTGTTGATTGTGCTTGATGATGTAAATGAGTTTGGCCAATTGGAAAACCTATGCGGGTCTCGTGAATGGTTCGGTCAAGGAACTGTGATAATCATTACAACTAGAGATCTTCACTTACTGAAACAACTcgaaaataattatgtttatcaAAATGAATCACTTGAagcaaaaccaagaaaaaaattgaaggaaCTTGATAGAGACATAGTTAATTATTGTGAAGGATTACCACTGGCTCTTCAGTTCCTTGGTTCCTATTTATGTGATAAAACAATAGAAGGGTGGAGAAGTCTATTGAGGAAATTACAAAGAATACACGGGGATAATCTTCTGAAggtattaaaaataagttttgacGGTTTACGTGATACTGAAAAGGATATACTTCTTGATCTATGTTGTTTCTTTAAAGGCAAAGAAAAAGACTATGTAACCGATATATTAAATGGCTGTGGACTACGTGCTGATATTGGAATAACAGTTCTCATACAGCGTGGCCTCATAAAAGTTGACAGAAATAACAAACTTCAAATGCATCCTTTGTTACAATACATGGGAAGAGAAATTATTCGTCAAGTATGCCCAGAGGAACCGGGGAAAAGGAGTCGATTGTGGTTGCAGGATGACGTTAAAGATGTACTGATACAGAAAACT GGGACAGAAGCTATCCAGGGATTGTCCCTGAAACTGCATTCAACAAGCAGAGATTGCTTCAAAACTCATGCtttcaaggaaatgaagaaATTAAGACTTCTACGACTAGATCATGTACAACTTGTCGGAGATTATGGGCACATTTCTAAAGAACTGAGATGGATTTGCTGGAAAGGATTCCCTTCTAAATACATTCCAAAAAACTTGTACATGGGAAATGTAATTGCAATTGATTTAAGGCATAGTCATCTTCAATACGTCTGGAAACCACCCCAG ATTTTAGAGCAGTTACAATTCCTTAATCTTAGTCACTCCAAATACTTGAAAGAAACACCTGACTTTTCCAGACTACCAAGTCTTGAACAGCTCATTCTAAAAGATTGTCCAAGTTTGCTCAAGGTACACCCATCCATTGCTGATCTCTCCAACATACGAGTGATAAATTTGAAGGATTGCAAAAGTCTACGCTATCTTCCAAGAGAGGTATATAAGTTGAAATCTTTAAAAACTCTCATCCTATCTGGTTGTTCGAAGGTTGGCCCTATAGATATATCACAGGTGAAATCCTTGGTAAATATAATTTGCTTAAAACAAAACTGTGAAACAAACATCGATGAATTGTAA
- the LOC106772965 gene encoding E3 ubiquitin-protein ligase CHIP, producing the protein MGPNAAAAKQAEQLRINGNTYFKKDRFGAAIDAYTEAITLCPNVPIYWTNRALCHLKRNDWERVEEDSRKAIQLDSNSVKAHYMLGLALLRRQESAKGIKELEKALDLGRGANPKGYMVEEIWQELAKXKYHEWERSSSKRSWKLQSLKEACESALKEKHFLEFSEAEGFVDDPTTSHSEQLEALEVVFKIAAEADTPTEVPDYLCCRITLDIFHDPVITPSGLTYERAVILXHLQKVGKFDPITREPLDQSQLVPNLAIKEAVQAFLDKHGWAYKVD; encoded by the exons ATGGGACCAAACGCTGCGGCGGCAAAACAAGCTGAGCAACTCCGAATTAACGGCAATACTTACTTCAAGAAAGACCGTTTTGGGGCTGCCATCGACGCTTACACCGAg GCGATTACGCTGTGCCCTAATGTTCCGATTTATTGGACGAATCGGGCGCTGTGCCATCTCAAGCGCAA TGACTGGGAGAGAGTAGAGGAAGATTCTCGGAAGGCAATTCAGCTGGACAGCAATTCAGTCAAG GCCCACTATATGTTGGGGCTAGCATTACTACGGAGACAAGAATCTGCCAAGGGAATTAAAGAATTAGAGAAG GCTTTGGATCTCGGGAGAGGTGCCAATCCCAAGGGCTATATGGTAGAAGAAATATGGCAAGAGCTTGCAAAGGNAAAATACCATGAGTGGGAGCGATCATCTTCGAAACGATCATGGAAATTGCAGAGCCTGAA AGAAGCTTGCGAGTCTGCTCTGAAGGAAAAACATTTTCTGGAATTCTCCGAAGCAGAAGGGTTTGTAGATGATCCTACTACTTCCCATTCGGAACAATTAGAGGCTTTAGAAGTAGTCTTCAAAATAGCNGCAGAAGCCGATACACCTACTGAG GTGCCAGATTACTTATGTTGCAGAATCACACTCGACATTTTTCATGATCCTGTAATCACTCCAAGTGGGCTTACATATGAGAGAGCAGTGATTCTTGANCACCTTCAGAAG GTGGGTAAATTCGACCCAATCACGCGGGAACCACTTGATCAATCACAGTTAGTGCCAAACTTGGCCATTAAGGAAGCGGTTCAGGCATTCTTGGACAAGCATGGTTGGGCTTACAAGGTAGACTAA
- the LOC106773342 gene encoding uncharacterized protein LOC106773342 → MRSISKVAMILLSIMMLLSDTTHSVVLESGENHIKSAIFFSEKFEVGPGKIVVKTLLDIDFPRGHIGVKSFDVEVVDEVGNSVPLYETYLHHWFAVKYIENITMSHYIKQSHDLHNGIEFERNDGACQGFLLPHYWGLGGESRGTHSNLPDPFAVELGNAAKIKRGFKEKWLFSIMVIDTRGTHDRKGCTECRCKLMNLPKDFYNVTTGINGQLLSRNYKGGLFCCQDNVQCKLRNGFRGPTRKLSLRYKIRWVDWDEHQVPLKFYILDSTDRVRSNGSTPIHDCQAEYTIPRNHESDFPHVKKADIPMTKGGYLIYGTAHMHTGVVNATLYGQDGRVLCTSYPKYGTGKEAGNEKGYLVGMSVCYPKPRSIKIEDGEILTLESIYENKFRTGAMGHFYIYLAEQIPNKYLKEI, encoded by the exons ATGAGGAGTATCTCTAAAGTAGCtatgattttattatcaataatgaTGTTGCTTTCTGACACAACCCACTCAGTTGTTTTAGAGTCGGgtgaaaatcatataaagtcAGCTATTTTTTTCTCTGAAAAATTTGAAGTGGGACCAGgaaaaattgtagttaaaacaTTATTAGATATTGACTTTCCAAGGGGTCACATTGGGGTCAAGAGTTTTGATGTTGAAGTAGTTGATGAAGTTGGTAATTCAGTACCTTTGTATGAAACTTACCTTCATCATTGGTTTGctgtaaaatatattgaaaacatTACCATGTCACACTACATTAAACAATCTCACGACCTTCACAATGGTATCgaatttgaaagaaatgatGGTGCATGCCAAGGATTTTTGCTTCCACATTATTGGGGCTTGGGAGGAGAATCACGAGGAACACATTCAAATCTTCCAGATCCTTTTGCAGTTGAATTAGGTAATGCTGCAAAAATAAAGCGTGGGTTTAAAGAAAAATGGTTGTTTAGCATTATGGTTATTGATACACGTGGAACACATGATAGAAAAGGTTGTACAGAGTGTAGGTGTAAGCTTATGAATCTCCCAAAAGACTTTTACAATGTCACAACGGGCATTAATGGTCAATTGTTGTCTAGAAATTATAAAGGAGGACTCTTTTGTTGTCAAGATAACGTACAATGTAAATTAAGAAATGGTTTTCGTGGCCCAACAAGAAAGCTTTCCCTAAGATACAAAATAAGGTGGGTTGATTGGGATGAACATCAAGTGCCTCTTAAGTTCTACATACTTGATTCAACTGACCGTGTAAGATCAAATGGTTCTACACCAATTCATGATTGTCAG GCAGAGTATACGATCCCAAGAAATCATGAGAGTGACTTCCCTCATGTTAAGAAAGCAGACATCCCAATGACAAAAGGTGGTTATCTTATATATGGCACTGCTCATATGCACACTGGTGTTGTCAATGCTACTCTATATGGACAG GATGGAAGGGTTTTATGCACTTCATATCCAAAATACGGGACCGGAAAAGAAGCAGGAAATGAAAAGGGTTACCTGGTTGGAATGTCAGTTTGTTATCCCAAACCTCGTTCCATCAAGATCGAAGATGGAGAAATTCTAACACTGGAATCCATATATGAAAACAAGTTTCGTACTGGAGCTATGGGACATTTCTACATTTACTTGGCAGAACAAATACCAAACAAATATTTGAAGGAAATTTGA